One part of the Marinobacterium rhizophilum genome encodes these proteins:
- a CDS encoding Bug family tripartite tricarboxylate transporter substrate binding protein, whose protein sequence is MTLTKAFLSLTLAALCAAPTMAQGWPSRPISVVVPFKAGGSSDLVARSFAAAIEENSLLGQPVSVVNVSGHSSVGARRVMDAAPDGYEFLVHETGLLGAEAAGIINFGYKDYKPVALTGVNCMAILVRKDSGYDNLNDLLAAASKDSGSIPFGVNIGGLNHMSGILLENTADAKFRFAQVGGSADNFAALTGGQTAVASVGAAGARNFTMTKDGELAEDSQVKAIALLADTTDPRLPNVPTAKQQGVDVSFCFGNYWLAPKSTPDEVVSAFASALEQASETDRIKAFYDDSLTTPEFLRGDAFAAYLDEQAALIGPVAKQATAK, encoded by the coding sequence ATGACCCTCACAAAAGCATTTTTAAGCCTGACACTCGCCGCCCTCTGCGCCGCCCCAACCATGGCACAGGGCTGGCCGTCCCGCCCGATCAGCGTTGTCGTGCCGTTCAAGGCCGGCGGTTCATCCGACCTGGTCGCGCGCAGTTTTGCGGCCGCCATTGAAGAGAACAGCTTGCTCGGTCAGCCCGTATCGGTGGTCAACGTCAGCGGCCATTCCTCAGTCGGTGCGCGCCGTGTCATGGACGCAGCACCCGACGGCTACGAGTTCCTCGTACATGAAACCGGGCTGCTGGGCGCCGAGGCCGCCGGTATCATCAATTTCGGCTACAAGGACTACAAGCCGGTGGCGCTGACCGGAGTCAACTGCATGGCCATTCTGGTACGCAAGGACTCAGGCTATGACAACCTGAACGATCTTCTGGCGGCAGCCAGCAAGGATTCCGGCAGCATCCCCTTTGGCGTCAATATCGGCGGGCTGAATCACATGTCCGGCATCCTACTGGAAAATACCGCTGATGCTAAATTCCGCTTTGCCCAGGTAGGCGGCTCGGCCGACAACTTTGCCGCCCTGACCGGCGGACAGACGGCCGTTGCATCGGTCGGGGCAGCCGGTGCGCGCAATTTCACCATGACCAAAGACGGAGAACTGGCCGAAGACAGCCAGGTGAAGGCGATCGCCCTGCTTGCGGATACAACAGACCCGCGGCTGCCAAACGTACCCACAGCCAAACAGCAGGGCGTGGACGTCAGCTTTTGCTTTGGCAACTACTGGCTAGCCCCCAAGAGCACCCCGGACGAGGTCGTTTCAGCCTTCGCCAGCGCTCTCGAGCAAGCCAGCGAGACCGATCGAATCAAGGCCTTCTATGATGACTCGCTGACGACACCGGAATTCCTGCGTGGCGACGCCTTCGCCGCTTACCTGGACGAACAGGCCGCACTCATCGGCCCCGTGGCCAAGCAGGCAACCGCGAAGTAA
- a CDS encoding helix-turn-helix domain-containing protein translates to MDTDSDTMRLAGRIKALRQSRGLTLVEVEKRCGLGASTVSKIERGTISPSYATLLRLAKGLDVDLAELVQQTTDIGPKTRRAITRMGEGVLHSIGSHDYRLLCTELTSKKMNPMLATVHARELKEIVATGDRKNGMSSHEGEEVLFVVSGEVVLHTEFYSPVLLKQGDCAYIDSSMGHVCLKGSEEDAVIFWVCTDLSLKPELE, encoded by the coding sequence ATGGATACCGATTCCGATACGATGCGCCTCGCGGGGCGTATCAAGGCCCTGCGTCAGTCCAGGGGATTGACGCTGGTTGAAGTAGAGAAGCGCTGCGGGTTGGGGGCGTCAACCGTATCCAAGATCGAACGCGGTACCATATCTCCAAGCTATGCCACGCTTTTGCGACTGGCCAAGGGTCTGGATGTTGATCTCGCCGAGCTGGTGCAGCAAACAACGGACATCGGGCCCAAAACCCGCCGTGCAATCACGCGTATGGGTGAGGGCGTGCTCCACTCGATCGGGTCGCATGACTACCGATTGCTTTGTACCGAGTTGACCAGCAAAAAGATGAATCCGATGCTTGCAACCGTGCATGCCCGCGAGCTGAAGGAGATCGTCGCGACGGGGGATCGCAAAAACGGCATGTCTTCCCATGAGGGTGAGGAAGTCCTCTTTGTGGTGTCCGGTGAGGTTGTTCTGCACACGGAATTTTATAGCCCGGTACTGCTGAAGCAGGGCGACTGTGCGTATATCGATAGCTCAATGGGCCATGTCTGTCTGAAAGGCTCGGAGGAGGATGCTGTCATCTTTTGGGTCTGCACCGACCTTTCCCTCAAGCCTGAGTTGGAGTGA
- a CDS encoding porin — protein sequence MHSKAPEEGWSLELGLGAHAGVSSIDYADSTAPSPAKEAINGGLVGYYTGTVTADPSYRFNTANHGPFELKLHSALNLDDAYLDNDQLDELSIELKSARYGNLYLGEDDGAADRLKPRQSGRVGIAVGHGAFTGVVPWWGNLPYGGGFDRSNANSWNWDWANGIVGGDWRSFSRDTQDAIKIGYESPELNGFKFGASINLQDTFAGFAGPGTAPKGQDSWSDLGLKDDEFELAAQWNGKTASGLRLSAGVVHSSVHVVNDDMQQKSTDIGFQVGTTLDSGATVSTSAYYAYGNYDNDVADRHVEDEQLHVGVDWNKGKWKLGVNYTQAWDSYNPPGTALLGGGGNKGYSIGANYKLAKGLTLGGGVLYAENDAGEDATEVGLNLTYRFKTLVY from the coding sequence ATGCATAGCAAAGCGCCTGAAGAAGGCTGGAGCCTTGAACTCGGTCTGGGTGCCCATGCCGGTGTTTCTTCAATCGACTATGCCGATTCCACGGCCCCCAGCCCCGCCAAGGAAGCAATCAACGGCGGCCTGGTCGGCTACTATACCGGCACGGTGACCGCTGACCCGAGTTATCGCTTCAATACCGCCAACCATGGCCCCTTTGAGCTCAAACTGCATAGTGCACTGAATCTGGACGATGCCTATCTGGACAATGATCAGCTTGATGAGCTGTCTATTGAGCTAAAAAGTGCTCGCTATGGCAACCTGTACCTCGGTGAAGACGATGGTGCGGCAGATCGGCTAAAACCCCGACAGTCAGGCCGTGTGGGCATTGCCGTGGGTCATGGGGCTTTTACCGGGGTCGTGCCCTGGTGGGGCAATCTGCCCTACGGTGGAGGCTTTGATCGCAGCAATGCCAATAGCTGGAACTGGGACTGGGCCAATGGCATTGTCGGCGGCGACTGGCGTTCGTTCTCGCGTGATACACAGGATGCCATCAAGATAGGGTATGAATCGCCGGAGCTGAACGGCTTCAAGTTTGGTGCCTCAATAAACCTGCAGGATACTTTTGCCGGCTTTGCCGGCCCCGGTACTGCGCCGAAGGGCCAGGACAGCTGGAGCGATCTCGGGCTCAAGGATGATGAGTTTGAACTCGCTGCACAGTGGAACGGCAAGACTGCCAGTGGCCTGCGGCTCAGTGCAGGGGTGGTGCACAGCTCGGTGCATGTGGTGAATGACGACATGCAGCAAAAAAGTACCGATATTGGTTTCCAGGTCGGCACAACGCTGGATTCCGGCGCGACGGTCAGCACCAGCGCCTACTATGCCTACGGAAACTACGACAATGATGTTGCCGACCGCCATGTTGAAGACGAACAACTGCATGTCGGCGTCGACTGGAACAAGGGCAAGTGGAAATTGGGCGTCAACTATACCCAGGCTTGGGATAGCTACAACCCGCCGGGCACGGCGTTACTCGGTGGCGGCGGTAACAAGGGCTACAGCATCGGTGCCAACTACAAGCTGGCCAAGGGCCTGACCCTGGGTGGCGGTGTACTCTACGCCGAGAATGATGCGGGCGAAGATGCCACCGAGGTTGGCCTCAACCTGACCTATCGATTCAAGACACTGGTGTACTAA
- a CDS encoding mandelate racemase/muconate lactonizing enzyme family protein, which translates to MRITSFDIFLLTVPLGGHTYNPRLLWHRKQSVLLRLTDADGRKGWGECWCFDTSADPLIRFLQTEVRPLLLNREIESPTALWSELWERTSLTGRHGMMASALSGIDIALHDLIAQAAALPLGAIAATDPLQTTVPVYASAGLYRVNDTVERLSGEMSGLIAQGHDRVKIKFGALPFEQDVERMRAVRAAIGLRAGLIVDAVYSLDRAKTLAWLPIWQELGVEAVQAPFPVQDWASMRWLNRDCGMPVMVFESESRYEIFQALLQQGAIGVLQFSPVAVGGITAARRLMQLGRDYDVPVSLQCSSTWLAEAAALELARGHASVAHVELHTLHQGLFDCVPETERQPVDGKLQLHQRAGLGFAPPTSALSPADHDLPDLKTGASVQNQSAPTFGTA; encoded by the coding sequence ATGCGAATTACCTCCTTCGATATCTTCCTGCTGACAGTTCCTCTGGGCGGGCACACCTACAATCCCCGCCTGTTATGGCATCGCAAGCAGTCGGTCCTGCTTCGCCTCACTGACGCAGACGGTCGCAAGGGATGGGGGGAATGCTGGTGTTTTGACACCTCCGCCGATCCGCTGATTCGCTTCCTTCAGACCGAAGTACGGCCTCTGCTTCTGAACCGCGAGATCGAAAGCCCGACTGCGCTCTGGTCAGAGCTCTGGGAAAGGACCTCACTGACCGGTCGACACGGGATGATGGCATCAGCGCTCTCGGGCATCGACATTGCACTGCATGACCTGATCGCCCAGGCCGCAGCGTTGCCATTGGGCGCCATCGCCGCAACGGATCCCTTGCAGACGACGGTTCCTGTCTATGCCAGCGCCGGCTTGTACCGGGTCAACGATACCGTTGAGCGACTTTCTGGCGAAATGTCCGGACTGATTGCGCAGGGCCATGACCGAGTAAAAATCAAGTTTGGTGCCCTGCCCTTTGAACAGGATGTCGAGCGGATGCGAGCGGTTCGGGCAGCCATTGGCCTCAGGGCCGGACTTATCGTGGATGCGGTCTATAGCCTCGACCGCGCAAAAACACTGGCCTGGCTGCCCATCTGGCAGGAGCTCGGGGTCGAGGCCGTGCAGGCACCCTTCCCGGTACAGGACTGGGCATCGATGCGCTGGCTCAACCGTGACTGCGGTATGCCGGTCATGGTGTTCGAGTCGGAATCAAGGTACGAAATATTCCAGGCCCTGCTGCAGCAAGGCGCCATCGGCGTGCTGCAATTCTCACCCGTTGCGGTCGGCGGCATCACCGCAGCCCGACGGCTTATGCAGCTCGGCCGGGATTATGATGTCCCCGTATCCCTGCAATGCTCATCAACCTGGCTGGCGGAGGCTGCGGCTCTTGAACTGGCCCGCGGACATGCGTCTGTCGCACATGTCGAGCTGCACACCCTGCACCAGGGTCTGTTCGACTGTGTGCCCGAAACAGAGCGCCAGCCAGTCGACGGGAAACTGCAGCTTCACCAGAGGGCCGGCCTTGGCTTCGCCCCTCCAACCTCGGCCCTGAGTCCGGCCGATCACGATCTACCCGACCTGAAAACAGGTGCCAGCGTACAGAATCAATCGGCTCCGACATTCGGCACCGCCTGA
- a CDS encoding tripartite tricarboxylate transporter permease, with product MSIFQLCGDNMEGLLTAFAFTLHPAALALMLVGVSAGVFVGAIPGLTGTMLIALCLPLTFFMTPEMAIVLLISIYIGAISGGLITATLLKMPGTEAAIMTTLDGYPMARAGKPGRALGLGIGSSFIGGLISWIALVVLTKPLSVWATKFTAFNYFALIVMALVLIAIITEGSFLKGIAAALIGALLAMPGIDPSSGTPRLTFGLVELNGGIDPVPMFIGLFALGTVFSDILLGSTKSNSSIEASRKGILMGLRDYRQHGLNLLRSSVIGTWIGLLPGVGAVIGSMVAYSAAKGVSKTPERFGTGCEEGIVASESANNATIGGAMIPLIALGLPGSLNNVLLLAALLIHSVQPGPLLFVNNAEIVYILMAAFFVSNVLMYLVMILSVRWVSKISEIPQFLLFPLIIVFCLIGGFAYGNSVADVWVLLGFAVLGFVLDLGKFPKGPLAISFILAPMAEQKLRSGLQLSGGDWSGLWTEPLTLIMLLIALVMLFSPFLGSLLPRVKRHRQGTQSADPTEE from the coding sequence TTGTCGATCTTCCAACTCTGTGGTGACAATATGGAAGGCCTATTAACCGCTTTCGCTTTTACACTCCACCCCGCCGCCCTCGCGTTGATGCTGGTGGGCGTGTCCGCGGGTGTCTTTGTCGGCGCAATTCCCGGCCTGACCGGGACCATGCTGATCGCCCTTTGCCTGCCGCTCACCTTTTTTATGACGCCAGAGATGGCTATCGTACTGCTGATCTCGATTTACATAGGCGCAATCAGTGGTGGCCTGATCACTGCAACGCTGCTGAAGATGCCCGGCACTGAGGCGGCTATCATGACCACGCTGGACGGCTATCCGATGGCCAGGGCCGGCAAACCCGGACGAGCGCTGGGCCTGGGCATCGGCTCATCTTTTATCGGCGGCCTGATTTCGTGGATCGCACTGGTCGTGCTCACCAAGCCGCTCTCGGTCTGGGCGACCAAATTCACCGCCTTCAATTACTTTGCCCTGATCGTCATGGCACTGGTGCTGATCGCGATCATTACCGAGGGCTCATTCCTCAAGGGCATCGCCGCGGCCCTCATCGGTGCACTGCTTGCGATGCCAGGGATTGATCCTTCATCCGGCACGCCGCGACTTACTTTCGGCCTGGTGGAGCTGAATGGCGGCATCGACCCTGTCCCCATGTTCATCGGCCTGTTTGCACTGGGCACCGTGTTCAGTGACATCCTGCTTGGGAGTACAAAGAGCAACAGCAGCATTGAAGCGAGCAGAAAGGGCATCTTGATGGGGCTGCGCGATTACCGTCAGCATGGCCTCAACCTGCTGCGCTCTTCCGTTATCGGTACCTGGATAGGGCTTCTGCCCGGTGTCGGCGCGGTCATCGGCTCAATGGTGGCCTACTCCGCAGCCAAGGGCGTATCAAAAACGCCCGAGCGTTTCGGCACCGGTTGCGAGGAAGGTATTGTCGCGTCTGAGTCGGCAAACAACGCAACCATCGGCGGCGCCATGATTCCGCTGATCGCGCTTGGCCTGCCGGGTAGCCTCAATAACGTGCTGCTGCTGGCTGCGCTGCTTATTCATTCGGTCCAGCCCGGGCCCCTTCTGTTCGTCAATAATGCAGAAATTGTCTATATCCTGATGGCGGCCTTTTTCGTATCGAACGTGCTGATGTACCTGGTCATGATACTAAGCGTGCGCTGGGTATCGAAGATCAGTGAGATTCCGCAGTTCCTGCTTTTCCCGCTGATTATCGTCTTCTGCCTGATCGGAGGCTTTGCCTATGGCAATTCTGTAGCGGATGTCTGGGTACTCCTGGGCTTTGCGGTGCTGGGTTTCGTGCTGGATCTGGGCAAATTCCCAAAGGGTCCACTGGCGATCAGTTTCATTCTTGCCCCCATGGCCGAACAGAAGTTGCGCTCCGGGCTCCAGCTATCGGGCGGAGACTGGTCAGGCCTGTGGACGGAACCACTGACTCTGATCATGCTTCTAATCGCGCTGGTCATGCTGTTTTCCCCGTTCCTTGGATCACTCCTGCCGCGTGTTAAGCGCCATCGCCAGGGCACGCAGTCCGCGGACCCGACAGAAGAATAA
- a CDS encoding tripartite tricarboxylate transporter TctB family protein: MARRLETLVTLLMIALGLVGYLEAQKITSFSFDTLGSKAIPQGLSVLLLLVGILVLLLPQLRPKPMEAETSAAFQLSDLGRTLVMLVFVAIYILGMFTLRLPVSLMTTAFVVASASLLPMPHRAQGTVRALITGLILGFGVEWIFTRFFFVDLPTLW, encoded by the coding sequence ATGGCCAGACGACTTGAGACCCTTGTGACCCTGCTAATGATTGCGCTTGGTCTTGTCGGTTATCTCGAAGCACAGAAAATAACCAGTTTCTCGTTCGATACGCTGGGTTCCAAAGCCATACCACAGGGGCTGTCCGTTTTGCTCCTGCTGGTCGGAATCCTCGTACTCTTGCTGCCGCAATTGCGGCCTAAACCCATGGAGGCGGAAACGTCGGCAGCTTTTCAGCTCTCGGACTTGGGCCGCACCCTTGTAATGCTGGTTTTCGTGGCAATCTATATCCTGGGCATGTTTACCTTGCGCCTACCGGTATCCCTGATGACTACCGCCTTCGTTGTGGCCTCGGCGTCGCTTTTGCCCATGCCCCATCGGGCCCAGGGTACAGTTCGCGCCCTCATCACCGGATTAATCCTTGGCTTCGGAGTCGAATGGATCTTTACCCGGTTCTTCTTTGTCGATCTTCCAACTCTGTGGTGA
- the lhpI gene encoding bifunctional Delta(1)-pyrroline-2-carboxylate/Delta(1)-piperideine-2-carboxylate reductase, which produces MNESAPNPGFKVYDRQATRNLLKMPALISAIKQAATEYSEGGIVSPERMVVPRPNAGVMLSMPATAQDISVHKLVNVEPSNGKRGLPTIYGLVTIFDTPTGQPLCLLDGPEVTGCRTAAVSMIGIETFMSQAPQRVLIIGSGTQAIYHVRALHEIYPKAEVFVRGLSHDSANRFCKEHAGENPNLYPCNPSEIPEGTDVVIMLTTSTSPIYNEDALKGRLIIGVGAFKPEMAEIGEHTLAGSDIYVDDPLGAREEAGDLIQAGIDWGRVRNLADALKHKPSLDRPIVFKTVGTGAWDLAAGRVATLNLAGK; this is translated from the coding sequence ATGAACGAATCAGCACCAAACCCGGGGTTCAAGGTTTACGACAGGCAGGCCACCCGCAATCTGTTAAAAATGCCTGCCCTTATCTCAGCCATTAAACAGGCTGCTACAGAATACAGCGAAGGGGGTATTGTTAGCCCGGAACGAATGGTTGTGCCACGCCCTAATGCGGGGGTCATGCTCAGCATGCCCGCAACCGCTCAAGATATATCTGTACACAAGCTTGTAAACGTTGAACCGTCAAACGGGAAAAGAGGGCTTCCCACCATCTATGGCCTGGTCACCATTTTCGATACTCCAACCGGTCAACCGCTTTGCCTGCTGGATGGGCCCGAAGTAACAGGATGCAGGACAGCCGCCGTCTCAATGATTGGTATCGAGACTTTTATGAGTCAGGCTCCACAACGCGTGTTAATTATCGGCAGCGGAACACAAGCCATCTACCACGTCCGTGCTTTGCACGAGATTTACCCAAAAGCAGAAGTATTTGTGCGTGGTCTCAGTCACGATTCCGCTAACCGATTTTGCAAGGAGCACGCTGGGGAGAACCCCAACCTTTACCCCTGCAACCCATCAGAAATTCCCGAAGGCACCGATGTCGTTATCATGCTGACCACCAGCACGAGCCCCATCTATAACGAAGACGCACTGAAAGGCAGGCTTATCATTGGTGTAGGTGCCTTTAAACCAGAGATGGCAGAGATCGGTGAGCACACGCTGGCTGGCAGTGACATTTATGTCGATGACCCACTGGGAGCCAGAGAAGAAGCGGGAGACCTGATTCAAGCGGGGATCGATTGGGGCCGTGTACGTAACCTCGCAGATGCTCTCAAGCATAAGCCATCCCTGGACCGACCTATTGTTTTTAAAACTGTTGGTACAGGTGCATGGGATCTTGCAGCTGGACGTGTCGCAACTCTTAACCTGGCTGGCAAATAG